In one Canis lupus dingo isolate Sandy chromosome 16, ASM325472v2, whole genome shotgun sequence genomic region, the following are encoded:
- the ZNF703 gene encoding zinc finger protein 703 yields MSDSPAGSNPRTPESSGSGSGGGGKRPAVPAAVSLLPPADPLRQANRLPIRVLKMLSAHTGHLLHPEYLQPLSSTPVSPIELDAKKSPLALLAQTCSQIGKPDPPPSSKLNSVAAAANGLGAEKDPGRPGAGAASASAALKQLGDSPAEDKSSFKPYSKGSGGGGGGGGDSRKDSGCSSVSSTSSASSLSPGDKAGFRVPSAACTPFPPHGAPVSASSSSSSPGGSRGGSPHHPDCKTGGGGGVGGVGGVGGGGGELDKKDQEPKPSPEAAAVSRGSGAEPSAHGGGAEAGASGRKSEPPSALVGAGHVAPVSPYKPGHSVFPLPPSSIGYHGSIVGAYAGYPSQFVPGLDPSKSGLVGGQLSGGLGLPPGKPPSSSPLTGASPPSFLQGLCRDPYCLGGYHSASHLGGSSCSTCSAHDPAGPSLKAGGYPLVYPGHPLQPAALSSSAAQAALPGHPLYTYGFMLQNEPLPHSCNWVAASGPCDKRFATSEELLSHLRTHTALPGAEKLLAAYPGASGLGSAAAAAAAAASCHLHLPPPTAPGSPGSLSLRSPHTLGLSRYHPYGKSHLSTAGGLAVPSLPTAGPYYSPYALYGQRLASASALGYQ; encoded by the exons ATGAGCGATTCGCCCGCTGGATCTAACCCAAGGACACCCGAaagcagcggcagcggcagcggcggcggcgggaagAGGCCGGCGGTGCCGGCGGCGGTGTCCCTCCTGCCCCCGGCGGACCCCCTGCGCCAGGCGAACCGGCTCCCGATCAGGGTCCTGAAGATGCTGAGCGCTCACACCGGCCACCTCCTGCACCCGGAGTACCTGCAGCCGCTGTCCTCCACTCCCGTCAGCCCCATTGAG CTGGACGCCAAGAAGAGTCCGTTGGCGCTGCTGGCCCAGACCTGCTCGCAGATCGGCAAGCCCGACCCGCCGCCCTCCTCCAAGCTCAACTCGGTGGCCGCGGCGGCCAACGGGCTGGGAGCCGAGAAGGACCCCGGCCGCCCCGGCGCCGGCGCCGCGTCCGCGTCCGCGGCCCTCAAGCAGCTGGGGGACTCGCCGGCCGAGGACAAGTCCAGCTTCAAGCCCTACTCCAagggctccggcggcggcggcggcggcggcggcgactcCCGCAAAGACAGCGGCTGCTCCTCCGTGTCGTCCACCTCCTCCGCATCCTCCTTGTCCCCGGGAGACAAGGCGGGCTTCAGGGTCCCCAGCGCCGCCTGCACGCCCTTTCCCCCGCATGGAGCGCCCGTCTCCGCGTCCTCGTCGTCGTCCTCGCCCGGCGGCTCCCGGGGCGGCTCCCCGCACCACCCTGACTGCAAgaccggcggcggcggcggcgttgGCGGCGTTGGAGGcgttggcggcggcggcggggagctgGACAAGAAAGACCAGGAGCCCAAGCCCAGCCCGGAGGCTGCGGCCGTGAGCCGCGGCAGCGGTGCGGAGCCCAGCGCGCACGGTGGTGGCGCCGAGGCTGGGGCCTCGGGGCGCAAGTCCGAGCCGCCCTCGGCGCTGGTGGGGGCCGGCCACGTGGCGCCCGTGTCCCCCTACAAGCCGGGCCACTCGGTGTTCCCGCTGCCACCCTCCAGCATCGGCTACCACGGCTCCATCGTGGGCGCCTACGCCGGCTACCCGTCTCAGTTTGTGCCTGGCCTGGATCCTAGCAAGTCTGGCCTCGTGGGAGGCCAGCTGTCGGGGGGCCTGGGCCTGCCTCCGGGCAagccccccagctccagcccgCTCACCggggcctccccgccctccttccTGCAGGGATTATGCCGCGACCCCTACTGCCTGGGAGGTTACCACAGCGCCTCGCACCTTGGCGGCTCCAGCTGCTCCACCTGCAGCGCGCACGACCCCGCGGGGCCCAGCCTGAAGGCCGGGGGCTACCCGCTGGTGTACCCCGGGCACCCGCTGCAGCCCGCTGCGCTCTCGTCCAGCGCCGCCCAGGCCGCGCTCCCGGGCCACCCGCTCTACACCTACGGCTTTATGCTGCAGAACGAACCGCTGCCGCACAGCTGCAACTGGGTGGCGGCCAGCGGGCCGTGTGACAAGCGCTTCGCCACCTCAGAGGAGCTGCTCAGCCACCTACGGACTCACACGGCCCTGCCGGGCGCCGAGAAACTTCTGGCCGCCTACCCCGGGGCTTCGGGCCTGGGCagcgccgccgcagccgccgcggccgccgcctcctgccacctgcacctccccccgcccaccgccccgggcagccccgggtCGCTGTCATTGCGGAGTCCACACACTTTGGGGCTGAGCCGGTACCACCCCTATGGCAAGAGCCACTTATCCACAGCTGGGGGCCTGGccgtgccctccctccccacagccgGACCCTACTACTCACCGTATGCGCTGTACGGACAGAGACTAGCCTCAGCCTCCGCACTGGGATACCAGTAA